The sequence below is a genomic window from Zhongshania aliphaticivorans.
CGGCTATAGGGGCTATGATCAGCAAAGAAATGAGCCAAGAACCGGCTAGCGAAAATATAACTGCATAGGCTAACGGACCTACAAATTCGCCAGCGGGTCCTGCCATTAAAACAATGGGCATAAACGTTAAAATAGTCGTTAGTGTTGAGCCCAGCAGCGGTATCCAAAGGTGACGTAACGCTTTAGTCGACGCGGCAACAGGCGAAAAACCACTACGACGATTACGCATTACCGTATCAACAACCACAATCGCATTGTCGACCATAATACCCAGCGCAACTATTAGCCCTGTGACCGACATCTGATGGATCGGCAAGTCAAAGAAACGCATACAGGCAAGCGAAAACATCATCGTTAACGGCAATGACACGGCCACAATAACCGCCGACCTCAAGCCCAGGGTATAAAGTAAAATAATAAAAATGAAGATAAAACCGAGTAAAATATTATTTACCAATTCACTGAGCCGAACATCGTTGTAGCGCTCTTGTACGAATAGCTCTTGCACCCCGACTTCTTCGGGTAAAGTTTTCTTAAACTCGGCAACTTCCTGCTGCAGCCTTTCTGTCCAATGATCGCCCCGGCGGTCAGACAGCATCCGCGACCCCACTGCCACACCGCGCTGACCGCCAATTATTGCAAATTCAGACGGCGAGTCTGGCTCGCCGCGATATATTGCTGCAATATCTTGCAGCTGCAATGAGCCGCCGCTGGCTAACGTTAACAGCGGCGTACGACGAACCCGCTCAAGCTCATCAAAACCACCCTCTAGCTCGAGCGACAGCCGCTGCGTGGCATTACTCAATTCACCAGCCGCCGTTTTAGCGTCACTACTGCTTAATAAGGCCGCTATTTGCGGTACATCTAGCCCTACCGCAGCCGCTTTGACGAGATCAACTTTAACTTGAACCTCTTCCGCTGGGGCGCCATAGAGCTTCACTAAATCCGTTCCAGACAGACCGCGCAGTCGGCTGGCCAATTCTTCGGCATAGCGACCAAGGCGCAATTCGTCAACCTCACCTTCGCCCTGCCAAACAAGCGCGCCGATCCACGTAAAAGCGTGGCCACGCTCAGTATCAACAACAGGCGCTGACGCGCCCGCTGGCAGCAAGTGTCGCGACTGTTCAATTTTGTCGCGTATTTCTGCCCATAGCACCACATTCTCATCGCCGTAAATTTCGTCTTTCAGCTGCACTACGACGATCGACACCCCAGAGCTAGAGTGGGATGTGACATGAATAACTTCGGGAATACGGCGAATCACGTCTTCTAAGGGCTCAGATACCAGTGTTTCGATCCGTTCCGCACTTGCGCCGGGAAAAGCAGTAATCACCAGCGCATGCCGATTGGTCATCTGCGGGTCTTCCATGCGCGGCAAACTGCCAATGGCAGCAAGCCCCGCCACCAAAATAAGGGCAAACGCCAGCGCGACCATCCGCGGGTTATTAAGGAGATTTTGGCTCATTCGGTTTACTCCTGGGCCAAAATAACATGCAATTCAGGCGCCAGGCGATGAATGCCACCACTGACAACACGGTCGCCACTGCGTAGCCCGCCACTTAAATATACTTGGCCTTCATATTGATAAAGGACTTGCACCGAGCGTTTTTTTAACTGAAACCGGCCCTCTTCCCTCGACACTATCTGGTAAACGGCCCAGGTTCCACGCACGTCTTCGAGCAATGCCTGCAGTGGCACCCAAAAGCCCGCAACCTGACGTGTCTCGGGCAAAATTAAATACGCGGTATTACCGTCAACAGCAGGGGCATCAACCGGCATGCTAACGCGCACCGTGCGCGTTTGCGTGCGCCAATCAAGATTTTGCGAAACCGAAATAAGGTTCGCTTGCCATTCGCCAAAATCACCCATTACGGGTAAAGGTTGACCAACAACGAGATTGCGACCCAGCTGGTCAGATATCCCAAACACTGCCTCACTGCGACTGGATTGCACAATTTGCATCAGTGGCTGCCCGGCTGCAACCAGCACTCCCGCTTCTAATTGCATACCGGCAATTTCTCCGGCAAAGGGCGCAAGGAGCTTGGATTTTTGTATGCGTAAGGCCACACCCTGAAGTTTTGATTCAACTTGCGCTAACTGCGCAGCCGTCGCTTGGCGCTTTGATACCAGGGTCTCCAGCTGACCTTCCGACACGTACGCCTTTTCGCGCAATGCCTGCAGGCGAATGAGGTCTTTATCAACCTGCGCGAGACGAGTACTTACTTCGATCCGCGCCGAATTAAGTTCAGTTTGCTCAATCTCCAAGCCACGAGTGTCTAAGCTTGCAAGCACCTGCCCCGTCTCGACACGCTCGCCGTCTTCAACGCTCACGCTCATTACTTGCCCAGCAAGCTCGAAGCCGATCTCTGCGCGCTGGCTACCGATGACGCGCCCGGCGAATAGGCGTTGCGCCTCATAGGACGACTGCTCTTGAATAGTCAGGTAATTCACTGGATGCAGTCGTGTTTCAGCCTGCGCCCCCACCAGAAGAAAATTCGCTAAACATAGTAGCGTCGCTGCAGTATAAAAGCGTTTCATTGCCAACATTCTCAAGTGGATCCAGATTGGCACGAATATAGATAAATCAAACTGGACTGTCCAGTCTATTTTATTTAAATTAGCATTACAAAAATGCAATCACGGATACTGTAACGTGCAAGAGAAACGCGCCCGCTCCAAAAGCGAAGAAAAACGCCAGCAAATCATCCTCTCTGCAGGAATGCTGTTTGTCGAACACGGCTTTGAAAAAGTCAGTATGGAAGGCATCGCCAAGACTGCCGGGGTTTCCAAGCAAACGGTATACAGTCACTTTGGCAACAAACAGCAGCTATTCACCGCCGCAATCGAGTCCAAATGTGACGAATACGAGCTCGTCCCCGAAAAGCAAAGCAGCGCAATGGGCTGCGAGGCTTATCTCACTTATTTCTGCAGCCACCTCGCCTCGCTGCTGAGCAGCCCCGAAGCAATTGGTATTTTTCGGGTTTGCGTGCGCGAAGGCGGTAATACCGAAGTTGGCGAACTGTTTTGGGCCGCAGGGCCAGATAAAATCAGACAGCGCCTGAGTAACTATTTAAACGAGCAAAACCAGTTAGGTCATTTACGCATCGACAATATCGACTTCGCCGCAAGCCAGCTCATCGCAATGATCCACAGCGAGGCGCAATTTCGCAACTTACTGTGTATTGGCAATTCAAAGTCTGCCACTGAACTACAAAACTATGCCCAGCATTGCGTGCGCATGTTTTTAAAAGCCTACCAAACGTAATTCTGCAGCAGTCTTAGTCCTCGAGTTCTTTGTGGAGCGCTGGCGCCGCCCCCGAATCGAGCGGAGGCTTTGCCCCGTCGGTTTGCGCGGCCAACGACGAGTTTGCCGTCAATTTAATAACCGCCTTTTGCAGCATCATACTATTTGGGTAGACCACTGTGGTGCCGTCATCCCGCCGAATAAGCACATGGAACAAAGCAATTTCTAAAATTCGGCCGCTAATATCATCGTCTTTATCCACCACCCTAATGCGATCACCAATACCATAGGGGAAGGCAAAAAAGATAATCACGCCGGCAGTTAAATGACTGAGCATTGACCACTGTGCAATCAAGGCAATGCCAAGCACCGCCAAAAATGACGATATAAAAATGAATACTTGGTGGTAGCCCAGGCCTAAGAAAAAACACACGAGCACAAAGCCCAACAGCAAGGTCCCAAAATTCAAACTCTTGCGAACATAGCCCACGCGCAAGGCGGAACGCTGATTTTTCTCAGCAAAATTAATCAACATGGTGTTGAGCACACGGTTCAAATAAAACATGACACCGACGGCAAGTAACACAATCAAAAACTTATTCATTTACTGGTATATCCCATTGCACTATTACTGCGTTCTAAGTACTTTTGTGGGCGACGCCCACGTTTTAACGACTTTAAATTCTCTTGGTAAGAAACACTGTCTTCGGGTAAATAACTGCACAGGCTAAATAACCGCGTTTGCTCTCGCAACCAGGCCGCCCAACAAGCGTGCCCTGCCGCGACCCGCCGAAGGTAATCGTCCGGTGTTTCTCCTGCGCGACGCGGCACCCCCTTTCTTGCCAGCGCGGCGCAGCTAGCAAGGTAATAGCGTGCGGCCAAGTCCTCGCCAGCACGCTTAGGTAAACGCAAACTAAAGAAGGCAGCCAAGCACAGCGGTATGCCCCCAGCCAACATAATGACTAACATCAAGCGCTGGGGGTTAATATCACCAAGCACTCGCAAGAGAAAATCATTTTGGGTGCCGGAATCATAATTGAGTATCCAGCGCGCCCACGCGTAATTAATATTATCAACAAAATATCGGAAACGCTTAGCCCATTCGTACTTGCGCAGAGACAATGGCGACTCGCCCAAATACCCCTCTTGATCCCGCAGCATTGCTTCTGCGCCTAAACGAATACGATTGGGGGCCACCGTGGCGGTTGGATCTACCCGCAACCACCCCTGCCCCTCAATATACACTTCTGCCCAGGCGTGGGCGTCGGACTGATTAACCAATAGGTAGCCATCGCGATCATTAAACTCACCACCTTGGTAGCCCACCACTATCCGCGCAGGCACCCCTGCCGCGCGCATTAAATACACAAAACTACCCGCAAAATGTTCGCAAAAGCCCTGACGGCTATCAAACAAGAACTCATCGACATTACTCTCTCCGAGTAAGGGCGGTGTGAGGGTGTAAATAAACGGTGTTTGCTCAAAATACCGAATTGCCGCAGCAACCCGGTCTTGGGCGTCTGGCCACTGCGTCTGCCACTGCGCTGCCAGCGCCTCGGCTCGTGGGTTAGCCGCCCGGCCTAAGCTCAAATTTTTACGACTTAACGCCTTATTGTCGACCAGAGCTTGGCCCAAATTACTGTTCACGGTGTACTGCAAGCGGCCCGTTATTGGTCTGGCCGGTAACCATAAATGCTGATTGCTGTAATAAACATCATCGCGGCTTACCACCGCCTGAGGTAGCGTGTACAACCATTTATGGCTGCCCGGCTCCAAGGTTACGGTGTAATTCAACTGCGGCTCGGCCAATACCGGAGGAGGCATTTTATTCGACCATAACGACCAGCTACTGCGAGTCC
It includes:
- a CDS encoding TetR/AcrR family transcriptional regulator — translated: MQEKRARSKSEEKRQQIILSAGMLFVEHGFEKVSMEGIAKTAGVSKQTVYSHFGNKQQLFTAAIESKCDEYELVPEKQSSAMGCEAYLTYFCSHLASLLSSPEAIGIFRVCVREGGNTEVGELFWAAGPDKIRQRLSNYLNEQNQLGHLRIDNIDFAASQLIAMIHSEAQFRNLLCIGNSKSATELQNYAQHCVRMFLKAYQT
- a CDS encoding transglutaminase TgpA family protein; the encoded protein is MTTANINFVAQRQAVIWLLLAQLVTLAPQLGVLPVWILAVWAFVALWYWRIVSAAWSFPARWIKACIALSTLGGVYFSFPSLFSLEAMVTILVLAVVLKLLELKTARDHWLILMLSYFIVACGLLFSQQIGALIMALLQIAVLLLAQQALQRRRAKTLPMLRVVAVMALQSLPLMLMLFVIFPRIGPLWTMPLPGGQATTGMSDSLEFGDIAKLSQSGALAFRVRFNGVMPASHDLYWRGLVLDDFDGRRWTRSSWSLWSNKMPPPVLAEPQLNYTVTLEPGSHKWLYTLPQAVVSRDDVYYSNQHLWLPARPITGRLQYTVNSNLGQALVDNKALSRKNLSLGRAANPRAEALAAQWQTQWPDAQDRVAAAIRYFEQTPFIYTLTPPLLGESNVDEFLFDSRQGFCEHFAGSFVYLMRAAGVPARIVVGYQGGEFNDRDGYLLVNQSDAHAWAEVYIEGQGWLRVDPTATVAPNRIRLGAEAMLRDQEGYLGESPLSLRKYEWAKRFRYFVDNINYAWARWILNYDSGTQNDFLLRVLGDINPQRLMLVIMLAGGIPLCLAAFFSLRLPKRAGEDLAARYYLASCAALARKGVPRRAGETPDDYLRRVAAGHACWAAWLREQTRLFSLCSYLPEDSVSYQENLKSLKRGRRPQKYLERSNSAMGYTSK
- a CDS encoding mechanosensitive ion channel family protein — translated: MNKFLIVLLAVGVMFYLNRVLNTMLINFAEKNQRSALRVGYVRKSLNFGTLLLGFVLVCFFLGLGYHQVFIFISSFLAVLGIALIAQWSMLSHLTAGVIIFFAFPYGIGDRIRVVDKDDDISGRILEIALFHVLIRRDDGTTVVYPNSMMLQKAVIKLTANSSLAAQTDGAKPPLDSGAAPALHKELED
- a CDS encoding efflux RND transporter periplasmic adaptor subunit, which codes for MKRFYTAATLLCLANFLLVGAQAETRLHPVNYLTIQEQSSYEAQRLFAGRVIGSQRAEIGFELAGQVMSVSVEDGERVETGQVLASLDTRGLEIEQTELNSARIEVSTRLAQVDKDLIRLQALREKAYVSEGQLETLVSKRQATAAQLAQVESKLQGVALRIQKSKLLAPFAGEIAGMQLEAGVLVAAGQPLMQIVQSSRSEAVFGISDQLGRNLVVGQPLPVMGDFGEWQANLISVSQNLDWRTQTRTVRVSMPVDAPAVDGNTAYLILPETRQVAGFWVPLQALLEDVRGTWAVYQIVSREEGRFQLKKRSVQVLYQYEGQVYLSGGLRSGDRVVSGGIHRLAPELHVILAQE